The following proteins are encoded in a genomic region of Zea mays cultivar B73 chromosome 9, Zm-B73-REFERENCE-NAM-5.0, whole genome shotgun sequence:
- the LOC111590138 gene encoding uncharacterized protein, translating into MARRPRYLLHHAVSGHHFITSAGSSSPTPRGGCAAVLLLLSDQQQPATPMSRNSTPAFFLCPRPQGSSSSSSLASISLQVTLCSAPSSQQQAPDFCTPTWGCAVPTQGAAWVLDSPTLRRRSARFDCLRVSLHRICAAPTCHRGNPCPCRRHALRIARRQRAQTNGMHARHESARTER; encoded by the exons ATGGCGCGACGCCCTCGCTATCTCCTCCACCATGCAGTGTCCGGCCACCACTTCATCACCAGCGCAGGATCCTCTAGCCCAACCCCTCGCGGCGGATGCGCAGCCGTCCTCCTCCTGCTCTCCGACCAACAACAGCCAGCGACCCCCATGTCCAGGAACTCGACGCCAGCTTTCTTCCTGTGTCCAAGGCCGCAGGGGAGCAGTAGCTCTTCCTCCCTAGCTTCCATTTCCCTGCAAGTGACCCTCTGCTCGGCTCCCTCTTCCCAGCAGCAAGCTCCGGATTTCTGTACGCCGACATGGGGCTGCGCAGTCCCGACCCAAGGCGCTGCGTGGGTGTTGGACAGCCCCACGCTACGTCGTCGATCTGCGCGGTTTGACTGTCTCCGCGTCTCGCTTCACCGAATCTGCGCAGCGCCGACGTGCCATCGTGGGAACCCGTG CCCTTGTCGACGTCACGCCTTGCGCATCGCTCGTCGGCAAAGAGCCCAAACTAATGGCATGCATGCGCGGCACGAGTCGGCCAG